A single window of Doryrhamphus excisus isolate RoL2022-K1 chromosome 5, RoL_Dexc_1.0, whole genome shotgun sequence DNA harbors:
- the LOC131129092 gene encoding phosphatidylinositol 4,5-bisphosphate 3-kinase catalytic subunit alpha isoform-like isoform X2 codes for MPPRPSSGELWGIHLMPPRILVDCLLPNGMILTLECLREATLITIKHELFKEARKYPLHHLLQEETSYIFVSVTQEAEREEFFDETRRLCDLRLFQPFLKVIEPVGNREEKILNREIGFAIGMPVCEFDLVKDPEVQDFRRNILNVCKDSVELRDATGPHSRALYVYPPNVESTQELPKHIYSKLDKGQIIVVIWVIVSPNNDKQKYTLKINHDCVPEQVIAEAIRKKTRSMLLSPEQLKMCVQEYQGKYILKVCGCDEYLLEKYPISQYKYIRSCIMLSRMPNLMLMAKDSLYTQLPTDNFVMPSYSRRISTATSYMNGEAAAKSLWTINGTLRIRILCATYVNVNIRDIDKIYVRTGIYHGGEQMCDNVNTQRVPCSNPRWNEWLTYDMYIPDIPRAARLCLSICSVKGRKGAKEEHCPLAWGNVNLFDYTHTLVANKMALNLWPVPHGLEDLLNPIGVTGSNPNKETPCLELEFDHFSSPVKYPDMNAVEDHANWTISRELGFNYNFSGQSNRVARDHALTDTDTDQLRQLSNRDPLSEITEQEKDFLWRHRHYCMNIPEILPKILLAVKWNSRDEVAQMYCLLKEWPSIRPEQAMELLDCNYPDPMVRHFAVRCLDKYLTDDKLSQYLIQLVQVLKYEQYLDNPLARFLLKKALTNQRIGHFFFWHLKAEMHNKTVSQRFGLLLEAYCRACGMYLKHLSRQVEAMEKLINLTDILKQEKKDETQKVQMRFLVDQMKRPDYMDALQNFTSPLNPAHQLGNLRLDECRIMSSAKRPLWLNWENPDIMSELLFQNNEIIFKNGDDLRQDMLTLQIIKIMENIWQNQGLDLRCSI; via the exons ATGCCTCCCAGACCATCCTCGGGGGAATTATGGGGCATCCACCTGATGCCTCCCAG GATTCTGGTGGATTGCCTGTTGCCCAATGGGATGATTCTGACCCTGGAGTGCCTCCGTGAAGCCACGCTCATTACCATCAAACATGAGCTGTTTAAAGAAGCCAGAAAGTACCCCCTGCACCATCTTTTGCAGGAAGAGACCTCCTATATATTTGTCAGTGTTACTCAG GAAGCTGAGCGGGAGGAGTTTTTTGATGAAACTCGAAGGCTGTGTGATCTCAGACTATTTCAGCCTTTCCTTAAAGTCATTGAACCAGTTGGCAACAGAGAGGAGAAGATCCTGAACAGAGAGATTG GTTTTGCCATTGGCATGCCAGTGTGTGAGTTTGACCTGGTGAAGGACCCTGAAGTTCAAGACTTTAGGAGAAACATTCTGAATGTGTGTAAAGACTCTGTGGAGCTGAGAGATGCCACCGGGCCCCACAGCCGAGCCCTGTATGTTTATCCACCCAATGTCGAGTCCACACAGGAACtcccaaaacacatttacagcaaactGGACAAAG GTCAAATTATTGTTGTAATTTGGGTGATTGTGTCTCcaaataatgacaaacaaaagtaTACATTGAAGATCAACCATGACTGTGTGCCTGAGCAG GTGATTGCAGAAGCCATTCGTAAGAAGACACGAAGTATGCTGCTTTCCCCCGAACAACTAAAGATGTGTGTTCAGGAATATCAGGGTAAATACATCCTCAAAGTTTGTGGCTGTGATGAGTACCTGCTGGAAAAGTACCCCATCAGCCAGTATAAG TACATCCGTAGTTGTATCATGCTGAGCAGGATGCCTAACCTGATGCTGATGGCAAAGGACAGCCTTTACACCCAGTTGCCTACCGATAACTTTGTCATGCCGTCATACTCGCGTCGCATCTCCACGGCAACATCCTATATGAATGGCGAGGCAGCTGCCAAGTCACTGTGGACCATCAATGGAACGCTCCGAATACGGATCCTCTGTGCCACCTATGTTAATGTCAATATAAGGGACATAGATAAG ATTTATGTAAGAACAGGCATTTACCATGGAGGAGAACAGATGTGTgacaatgtaaacacacaaagaGTCCCATGCTCTAACCCCAG ATGGAATGAGTGGCTGACATATGACATGTACATCCCAGACATCCCCCGTGCTGCCAGACTTTGCCTCTCTATTTGCTCGGTCAAAGGCAGGAAGGGAGCCAAAGAG GAGCACTGTCCTTTGGCCTGGGGCAACGTCAACTTATTTGACTACACCCACACTCTGGTGGCGAACAAGATGGCGCTGAACCTGTGGCCTGTTCCTCATGGCCTGGAAGATCTCCTCAACCCCATTGGAGTCACAGGCTCCAACCCCAATAAG GAAACGCCATGTCTGGAGCTGGAATTCGATCACTTCAGTAGTCCGGTCAAGTACCCAGATATGAATGCTGTTGAGGATCATGCTAACTGGACAATCTCAAGGGAACTGGGGTTTAACTACAACTTCTCTGGTCAG AGCAATCGCGTCGCAAGAGACCACGCCCTCACCGACACTGACACAGATCAGTTGAGACAGCTAAGTAACAGAGACCCTCTCTCAGAAATCACTGAACAGGAGAAAGACTTCCTCTGGAGACATAG GCACTATTGCATGAATATCCCAGAGATCCTTCCCAAGATCCTCCTTGCTGTCAAATGGAACTCCAGAGATGAAGTAGCACAG ATGTACTGTTTGTTGAAGGAATGGCCGTCCATTCGTCCAGAGCAGGCCATGGAACTGCTGGACTGCAACTACCCAGATCCCATGGTCAGACACTTTGCTGTACGCTGCCTCGATAAATACCTGACTGATGACAAATTGTCTCAGTATCTCATCCAGCTTGTACAG GTGTTGAAATATGAACAGTACCTTGACAATCCTCTGGCCCGTTTCCTCCTTAAAAAGGCTTTAACTAATCAAAGAATAGGGCATTTTTTCTTTTGGCATCTTAA GGCTGAAATGCACAACAAAACAGTGAGCCAAAGGTTTGGTCTGCTGTTAGAAGCTTACTGCAGGGCTTGCGGCATGTATCTGAAACACCTAAGCAGACAAGTGGAGGCCATGGAGAAGCTCATCAACCTCACCGACATTCTGAAACAGGAAAAGAAGGATGAGACACAAAAG GTCCAGATGCGATTCTTGGTAGACCAGATGAAAAGACCTGACTACATGGATGCACTACAGAATTTCACCTCTCCTCTTAACCCTGCCCACCAACTGGGCAACCTGAG GTTAGATGAATGCAGGATCATGTCATCTGCAAAAAGACCATTGTGGCTCAACTGGGAAAATCCGGACATCATGTCTGAGCTACTCTTTCAGAACAATGAGATTATCTTCAAAAATGGAGATG ACCTGCGACAGGATATGCTGACTCTACAGATTATCAAAATCATGGAGAACATCTGGCAGAATCAGGGACTTGACCTACG
- the LOC131129757 gene encoding E3 ubiquitin-protein ligase RNF14-like, giving the protein MDLEEQENELLALQSILGSEEFVRHGQKTAGEVRLSTELPSGFMVALREGDTLKQYEISFLPPLLLTFDFPEDYPSSSPPSFILCCSWLTHKQLGTLGAHLIELYQATGGDVVIFSWVQFLRDDTLRFLNISSLLELYNEHSTPYNSKDRGVQSCHLTDKSVASSHDDCGESSIPESCEFSKDSSVLFSEDETYEGAENDRTTHNQPVSGVSLTPAQSIMAEILIHDAAQTHKVFQSTVFDCAVCFMSYLGSECVQIKECGHVFCQPCLSEFCKLQITEGNVHSVTCAQAGCTAFPTPAQVKSLVGEELFSRYDRLLLQSTLDSMADVMYCPRNTCASPVILDKASNVALCSVCGFAFCVSCKKTYHGTGDCKANGMLKKHQKNDLQQGDADLPQSIEGKTALWHDYTTGSKQRKRLLESRYGRQSLFGPLEDFLSEDWMTSNSKNCPNCFCRIQKNMGCNMMTCTQCRRPFCWACLARLSYQDAYKHFQDNGCNQYQYNL; this is encoded by the exons ATGGACTTGGAGGAGCAAGAAAACGAGCTCCTTGCTCTCCAAAGTATCCTGGGCTCAGAGGAGTTTGTTCGGCATGGACAAAAGACTGCTGGAGAAGTGAGATTGTCAACAGAACTGCCTTCCGGCTTCATGGTGGCACTCAGAGAAG GTGACACACTGAAACAGTATGAGATATCGTTCCTTCCACCACTGCTTCTGACCTTTGATTTCCCCGAGGATTATCCCTCTTCCTCCCCGCCCTCCTTCATTCTCTGCTGTAGCTGGCTGACACACAAACAG CTTGGTACTTTGGGGGCTCATCTCATTGAACTCTATCAAGCAACTGGAGGTGATGTGGTGATCTTCTCCTGGGTACAGTTTCTCAGGGACGATACTCTGAGATTCCTGAACATCAGTTCTCTGCTGGAACTTTACAATGAACACAGCACACCGTACAACAGTAAAGACAGAGGTGTCCAGAGTTGTCACCTTACAGATAAATCGGTGGCCAGCAGTCATGACGACTGTGGAGAGTCTTCAATTCCTGAGTCCTGTGAGTTTAGTAAGGACTCTTCTGTCCTATTCAGTGAAGACGAAACCTATGAAGGAGCTGAAAACGACAGAACCACTCACAACCAACCGGTGTCTGGTGTCTCCTTAACTCCAGCACAATCAATCATGGCTGAAATATTGATTCATGATGCAGCCCAAACCCACAAAGTTTTTCAAAGCACAGTATTTGATTGCGCTGTGTGTTTTATGAGCTACCTCGGTTCAGAGTGTGTACAGATAAAGGAATGTGGACATGTCTTTTGCCAGCCCTGTCTATCTGAGTTCTGTAAGCTACAAATAACTGAAGGAAATGTCCACAGCGTCACGTGTGCTCAGGCAGGCTGCACAGCTTTCCCCACACCTGCACAG GTAAAGAGTCTGGTAGGGGAGGAACTGTTCAGCCGTTATGACCGTCTTCTTCTGCAGTCTACTCTGGACTCTATGGCAG ATGTGATGTACTGCCCACGGAACACCTGTGCCTCACCTGTGATTCTGGACAAAGCCAGCAATGTTGCACTCTGCTCCGTATGTGGCTTTGCCTTCTGTGTTTCCTGCAAAAAGACCTACCATGGAACAGGTGACTGCAAGGCAAATGGGATGCTGAAGAAACATCAAAAAAATGACCTACAGCAAGGTGATGCAGACCTACCCCAGTCTATTG AGGGTAAGACAGCTCTGTGGCACGACTACACCACTGGCAGTAAACAAAGGAAACGCTTGCTAGAGAGCAGGTACGGTCGACAAAGTCTGTTTGGCCCTCTTGAGGACTTCCTAAGTGAAGACTGGATGACTTCCAACAGCAAAAATTGCCCCAACTGCTTCTGCAGAATACAA AAAAACATGGGGTGCAATATGATGACTTGCACACAGTGCAGACGCCCGTTTTGCTGGGCCTGCCTGGCCAGGCTTTCGTACCAAGATGCATATAAACACTTTCAGGACAATGGATGTAACCAGTACCAATACAACCTATAA
- the LOC131129756 gene encoding ankyrin repeat and MYND domain-containing protein 1-like isoform X5: MILQPNILKQLQNTLLIFHKLYSTMNLINGYSLLLTSLLIQLSLTFRNLPGLILRLTQRNNLLYDASAILPSGIEHYSTDGDHLPLAPEKRRELDQHFYGQLWEPDDHPYQGYKREPLSSLPLKTQMLAHIYKHRRLAENLDWDVEAVLSLKRDRFGDKGPLEVTSELLIQQAARGERQDVLKILMDGLVHPDVADSHGHTALIAATVNCRNDVIHLLLDMGAEIDKLNYEGMSALSVCHILYYPFKSLYKFGESPTKSQDITGELAIGENQSSGNQRSAPLAEGSIQQDGDKALTPAQTFASSCSMYSYNIEVTEEVLQAAVEALSRTGFTQEFDTQETARILAAVKFKHRARLTTLYLLLDRGADPNICRVPLPVLFLAIMAGDTETVRRLLICGAHTGIPLPDEMKGLYPLHMATALPGPEGPKIIELLLHALSDPDAQAGDRDEIYQLDMGSMMVKKRWTKNSCLEEGGRTPLHVACQRHTDHCNATKVVSILLSHRARTDLLWSGHSPLSLAISSGNGMAVEELLKGGADPNIPLSRGVGSALCAVSNFSYDLDDQRVKLLDILEKTGADMLMTVEVGDIKGTAVDYAHYSFNQDMRIASTPFHTLNMEERETFKTRRHLLGVMGDLLRQTAIQREKDQIQTEKHLLQNNVFPTSDGATVSNENKAPMAIKQRKPFKFCYHCGRSAAVTLTACSRCHKVLYCSTHCKLKAWNKGHKEECVRDTVE, translated from the exons atGATTTTACAGCCAAACATACTCAAACAACTCCAGAATACTCTGTTGATTTTCCATAAGTTATACTCTACTATGAATTTAATAAATGGCTATTCTTTACTTCTTACAAGCCTCCTCATACAGTTATCGCTGACCTTCCGGAACTTGCCAGGACTGATTCTGAggttaa CCCAACGTAACAATTTGTTATATGATGCCAGTGCGATTCTCCCTTCCGGAATTGAACATTATTCTACGGATGGTGACCACCTACCATTGGCCCCAGAGAAAAGAAGAGAGTTGGACCAACATTTTTATGGTCAGCTGTGGGAGCCTGATGATCACCCATACCAAGGCTACAAAAGAGAACCACTGTCCTCTCTGCCCTTAAAAACGCAAATGCTGGCTCACATTTACAAACACAG acGACTGGCAGAAAACTTGGACTGGGACGTTGAAGCAGTTCTTTCATTAAAAAGGGACAGATTTGGTGATAAGGGGCCTTTGGAAGTCACATCAGAACTGTTGATCCAGCAGGCTGCCAGAGGGGAACGACAAGATGTTTTAAAGATTCTTATGGATGGCCTCGTTCACCCTGATGTAGCAGATTCACACGGACATACTGCACTTATTGCTGCTACA gtAAATTGCCGAAATGATGTCATTCACCTGTTGTTGGATATGGGTGCTGAAATTGATAAGTTGAATTATGAGGGCATGTCAGCCTTGTCTGTATGTCATATCCTCTATTATCCTTTTAAGTCTTTGTACAAGTTTGGTGAATCTCCAACAAAATCTCAG GACATCACTGGTGAGTTGGCTATTGGGGAAAATCAATCCAGCGGTAATCAAAGGAGTGCACCACTTGCAGAAGGCTCAATTCAG CAGGATGGTGACAAAGCCCTGACTCCAGCACAAACATTTGCCTCCTCCTGTTCCATGTATAGCTATAACATAGAAGTCACAGAGGAAGTTTTGCAGGCTGCAGTTGAAGCTCTGAGTCGCACTGGGTTTACTCAGGAGTTTGATACTCAGGAGACTGCACGCATTTTGGCTGCAGTGAAGTTTAA GCACCGGGCTCGTTTGACTACACTATATCTTCTATTGGATCGAGGCGCAGACCCCAATATATGCAGAGTACCCTTGCCTGTCCTTTTTCTGGCCATTATGGCGGGAGATACTGAGACTGTCAGGAGACTTCTAATTTGTGGAGCTCACACTGGTATTCCTCTCCCAGATGAG ATGAAAGGACTTTATCCTCTGCACATGGCTACAGCACTGCCAGGCCCAGAAGGTCCCAAAATCATAGAACTGCTCTTGCATGCATTATCTGATCCAGATGCACAGGCTGGCGACCGGGATGAGATTTACCAACTGGATATG GGTTCCATGATGGTAAAAAAAAGGTGGACCAAGAATTCATGTCTCGAAGAAGGAGGTCGAACTCCTCTGCATGTGGCCTGCCAGAGACACACTGATCACTGT AATGCCACCAAGGTGGTATCCATATTGCTCTCCCACAGAGCGAGGACAGACCTCCTTTGGAGTGGACACTCACCTCTTTCCTTAGCAATATCAAGTGGCAATGGCATG GCAGTGGAAGAGCTCCTGAAAGGAGGTGCAGATCCCAACATTCCCTTGAGTCGAGGAGTGGGCAGTGCTCTTTGTGCAGTCAGTAATTTCAGCTATGATTTGGATGACCAAAGAGTAAAACTG ttGGACATATTAGAAAAGACTGGTGCTGACATGTTGATGACAGTTGAGGTTGGTGACATCAAGGGGACTGCAGTTGATTATGCACACTACTCTTTTAACCAG GACATGCGTATTGCCAGTACACCCTTCCATACTCTCAATATGGAGGAGAGAGAAACATTCAAAACACGGCGCCACCTACTTGGCGTAATGGGAGATCTGTTGAGACAGACTGCTATTCAGAGAGAGAAAGACCAAATTCAGACAGAAAAGCACCTTTTACAGAATA ATGTTTTCCCCACAAGTGATGGTGCAACTGTTTCGAATGAAAACAAAGCTCCCATGGCAATAAAACAAAG GAAACCATTTAAGTTCTGCTACCATTGTGGCCGCTCTGCAGCTGTGACACTAACTGCCTGTTCCCGTTGCCATAAGGTTCTTTACTGCTCAACACACTGTAAACTAAAAGCATGGAATAAGGGACACAAGGAGGAGTGTGTGCGAGACACTGTGGAATAG
- the LOC131129756 gene encoding ankyrin repeat and MYND domain-containing protein 1-like isoform X6 — translation MWTTWSKLLPQVSLLIQLSLTFRNLPGLILRLTQRNNLLYDASAILPSGIEHYSTDGDHLPLAPEKRRELDQHFYGQLWEPDDHPYQGYKREPLSSLPLKTQMLAHIYKHRRLAENLDWDVEAVLSLKRDRFGDKGPLEVTSELLIQQAARGERQDVLKILMDGLVHPDVADSHGHTALIAATVNCRNDVIHLLLDMGAEIDKLNYEGMSALSVCHILYYPFKSLYKFGESPTKSQDITGELAIGENQSSGNQRSAPLAEGSIQQDGDKALTPAQTFASSCSMYSYNIEVTEEVLQAAVEALSRTGFTQEFDTQETARILAAVKFKHRARLTTLYLLLDRGADPNICRVPLPVLFLAIMAGDTETVRRLLICGAHTGIPLPDEMKGLYPLHMATALPGPEGPKIIELLLHALSDPDAQAGDRDEIYQLDMGSMMVKKRWTKNSCLEEGGRTPLHVACQRHTDHCNATKVVSILLSHRARTDLLWSGHSPLSLAISSGNGMAVEELLKGGADPNIPLSRGVGSALCAVSNFSYDLDDQRVKLLDILEKTGADMLMTVEVGDIKGTAVDYAHYSFNQDMRIASTPFHTLNMEERETFKTRRHLLGVMGDLLRQTAIQREKDQIQTEKHLLQNNVFPTSDGATVSNENKAPMAIKQRKPFKFCYHCGRSAAVTLTACSRCHKVLYCSTHCKLKAWNKGHKEECVRDTVE, via the exons ATGTGGACTACTTGGAGCAAACTACTACCTCAAGTCAG CCTCCTCATACAGTTATCGCTGACCTTCCGGAACTTGCCAGGACTGATTCTGAggttaa CCCAACGTAACAATTTGTTATATGATGCCAGTGCGATTCTCCCTTCCGGAATTGAACATTATTCTACGGATGGTGACCACCTACCATTGGCCCCAGAGAAAAGAAGAGAGTTGGACCAACATTTTTATGGTCAGCTGTGGGAGCCTGATGATCACCCATACCAAGGCTACAAAAGAGAACCACTGTCCTCTCTGCCCTTAAAAACGCAAATGCTGGCTCACATTTACAAACACAG acGACTGGCAGAAAACTTGGACTGGGACGTTGAAGCAGTTCTTTCATTAAAAAGGGACAGATTTGGTGATAAGGGGCCTTTGGAAGTCACATCAGAACTGTTGATCCAGCAGGCTGCCAGAGGGGAACGACAAGATGTTTTAAAGATTCTTATGGATGGCCTCGTTCACCCTGATGTAGCAGATTCACACGGACATACTGCACTTATTGCTGCTACA gtAAATTGCCGAAATGATGTCATTCACCTGTTGTTGGATATGGGTGCTGAAATTGATAAGTTGAATTATGAGGGCATGTCAGCCTTGTCTGTATGTCATATCCTCTATTATCCTTTTAAGTCTTTGTACAAGTTTGGTGAATCTCCAACAAAATCTCAG GACATCACTGGTGAGTTGGCTATTGGGGAAAATCAATCCAGCGGTAATCAAAGGAGTGCACCACTTGCAGAAGGCTCAATTCAG CAGGATGGTGACAAAGCCCTGACTCCAGCACAAACATTTGCCTCCTCCTGTTCCATGTATAGCTATAACATAGAAGTCACAGAGGAAGTTTTGCAGGCTGCAGTTGAAGCTCTGAGTCGCACTGGGTTTACTCAGGAGTTTGATACTCAGGAGACTGCACGCATTTTGGCTGCAGTGAAGTTTAA GCACCGGGCTCGTTTGACTACACTATATCTTCTATTGGATCGAGGCGCAGACCCCAATATATGCAGAGTACCCTTGCCTGTCCTTTTTCTGGCCATTATGGCGGGAGATACTGAGACTGTCAGGAGACTTCTAATTTGTGGAGCTCACACTGGTATTCCTCTCCCAGATGAG ATGAAAGGACTTTATCCTCTGCACATGGCTACAGCACTGCCAGGCCCAGAAGGTCCCAAAATCATAGAACTGCTCTTGCATGCATTATCTGATCCAGATGCACAGGCTGGCGACCGGGATGAGATTTACCAACTGGATATG GGTTCCATGATGGTAAAAAAAAGGTGGACCAAGAATTCATGTCTCGAAGAAGGAGGTCGAACTCCTCTGCATGTGGCCTGCCAGAGACACACTGATCACTGT AATGCCACCAAGGTGGTATCCATATTGCTCTCCCACAGAGCGAGGACAGACCTCCTTTGGAGTGGACACTCACCTCTTTCCTTAGCAATATCAAGTGGCAATGGCATG GCAGTGGAAGAGCTCCTGAAAGGAGGTGCAGATCCCAACATTCCCTTGAGTCGAGGAGTGGGCAGTGCTCTTTGTGCAGTCAGTAATTTCAGCTATGATTTGGATGACCAAAGAGTAAAACTG ttGGACATATTAGAAAAGACTGGTGCTGACATGTTGATGACAGTTGAGGTTGGTGACATCAAGGGGACTGCAGTTGATTATGCACACTACTCTTTTAACCAG GACATGCGTATTGCCAGTACACCCTTCCATACTCTCAATATGGAGGAGAGAGAAACATTCAAAACACGGCGCCACCTACTTGGCGTAATGGGAGATCTGTTGAGACAGACTGCTATTCAGAGAGAGAAAGACCAAATTCAGACAGAAAAGCACCTTTTACAGAATA ATGTTTTCCCCACAAGTGATGGTGCAACTGTTTCGAATGAAAACAAAGCTCCCATGGCAATAAAACAAAG GAAACCATTTAAGTTCTGCTACCATTGTGGCCGCTCTGCAGCTGTGACACTAACTGCCTGTTCCCGTTGCCATAAGGTTCTTTACTGCTCAACACACTGTAAACTAAAAGCATGGAATAAGGGACACAAGGAGGAGTGTGTGCGAGACACTGTGGAATAG
- the zmat3 gene encoding zinc finger matrin-type protein 3, translating to MALQLRNRDAVYYQSAEYHRTYTSATVSSHYLSPLPGPEAMLKPTLSLFSHPQQPFQHMDSVHQLGPPPMVPTQTLCPPPVGPTPAIGPPNMAPSQTLGPPPITTTHTLRPPAIAPPHTLAPPPSMMHTLGPPCLDRSQAMVPPSIDLTQPLGPPPLNCAHALVTPVPPGANRFPLPPSPLSSPLTPSPEPTQLHPRSGPPLISSQVCGLIPCTPADQAASASEQPQDEGSPLSGGEQEDSLGLEELCKPLYCKLCNVTLNSAQQAQAHYQGKNHSKKLRNFYAGSQQPPAIRIPEVLEVSGQTNLISGSNDGDTARQALYKGPTRVILATENDYCKLCDASFSSLSVAQAHYQGKNHAKKLRLAEAQQNNNNMDGNSEVTPRRNRKDGSEYRLVKNRRSPQLLTSLQGPYYNPRPRQRIPRDLAMCVTPSGQFYCSMCNCGAEQETDFRQHLESKQHKAKVSELRYRNEMENLGYS from the exons ATGGCGCTGCAGCTGAGGAACCGGGATGCAGTGTACTACCAGAGTGCAGAATATCACAGGACTTATACCTCAGCGACTGTTAGCAGCCATTATCTTTCCCCTTTGCCAG GTCCAGAGGCCATGTTGAAGCCTACCCTCAGCCTGTTCAGCCATCCACAGCAGCCTTTTCAACACATGGACTCTGTGCACCAGCTGGGACCTCCGCCAATGGTGCCTACACAGACACTCTGCCCACCACCAGTCGGCCCCACTCCTGCAATTGGACCCCCAAATATGGCTCCCTCCCAGACTTTGGGGCCACCTCCCATCACCACTACTCACACCTTGAGGCCTCCTGCCATTGCTCCTCCACACACCCTAGCCCCACCTCCTTCCATGATGCACACCTTGGGTCCTCCGTGTCTAGACCGCTCACAAGCAATGGTGCCTCCTTCCATAGACCTCACACAACCACTGGGGCCTCCACCTCTGAACTGTGCACATGCATTGGTGACCCCGGTGCCTCCTGGAGCTAACAGATTCCCCCTGCCACCCAGTCCCCTGTCCTCCCCTCTTACTCCAAGCCCAGAACCCACGCAACTGCATCCAAGGTCTGGACCTCCGCTAATTTCATCCCAAGTGTGCGGCCTTATTCCATGCACTCCTGCGGATCAGGCAGCCTCAGCCAGCGAGCAGCCCCAGGATGAGGGTTCTCCTCTGAGTGGGGGAGAGCAGGAGGACTCTTTGGGCCTGGAAGAACTTTGTAAACCATTGTACTGTAAACTTTGCAATGTTACCCTCAACTCAGCTCAGCAGGCGCAGGCTCACTACCAG GGAAAGAACCACAGTAAAAAGTTGCGAAATTTCTACGCTGGCAGCCAACAGCCTCCAGCCATCAGAATCCCTGAAGTGCTCGAGGTCTCTGGTCAGACAAACCTCATCTCAGGATCCAACGACGGCGATACCGCAAGGCAG GCTCTGTATAAAGGCCCCACTCGGGTCATTTTGGCCACAGAGAATGATTATTGTAAGCTGTGTGATGCCTCCTTCAGCTCACTGTCAGTCGCACAGGCTCACTACCAGGGCAAGAACCACGCAAAGAAACTACGACTGGCCGAGGCGCAGCAGAACAACAATAACAT GGATGGGAATAGCGAAGTAACCCCAAGAAGGAACAGGAAAGACGGCAGCGAGTACAGACTGGTAAAAAATCGTCGTAGCCCTCAGCTACTTACCTCCTTGCAAG GGCCATACTACAACCCCAGACCAAGGCAGCGGATCCCCAGGGATCTAGCGATGTGTGTGACCCCCAGTGGACAGTTCTACTGCTCCATGTGCAACTGTGGAGCGGAACAGGAAACAGACTTCAGACAGCATCTGGAAAGCAAGCAACACAAAGCTAAAGTGTCTGAGTTAAGGTACCGAAACGAGATGGAGAACCTGGGCTACAGCTAA